The sequence TACCGGTTCTCGTGAGGCGTCTCCCCTGGCCCCGGGCATCGGCCTCGGCTACACGACCTCCGGGGCGGCGACCGCGGCGGCCCGCGCTGCGGCCGCGTACGCTGCGCGGACGGCTGGCCCTGCTGGCCCTGGCCACCACCGCGGTGTGGGTGACGGTGCTCACGGTCGCCGCCAACCTGGTCCTGGGCGCGCAACTGCGCGGTCAGGCCGACGACCTGCTGCGTACGAGGTCCGCGGCGGTAGCGGCCACGGTCGAGGCGCGAGCCGACGGCCGGATCGTCGTGCACGAGCCCAGCGACGACCAGGCGCTGGACGTCGGCGTGTGGATCTACCAGGGCGGGGTCGCCGTGGAGCGCCCCGCCGCGCCCGACGCACTGCAGCGCCAGGCGGACCGGCTGGCGGGCCGGTCTGCGGTGTTCGCCGACACCGGGGAGCCCGCCGCCAACCGGCTCTACGCCCTGCCCGTCATGGCCCCGGACGGCGGGCGGCAGGTGGGCACCGTGGTGGCGACCGTCGCGCTCGACCCGGACCGGTCGACCGCCCGGTACGTACTCCTCGGGTCGATAGGACTCGCGCTCGCGCTGCTGGTCGGTGTCTATCCGGTGGCACGGTCGGTCGCCGGCCGTGCGCTCCAGCCGGTGGGGGCGATGAGCGCCCAGGCGGCGGAATGGAGCGAGCAGGGCCTCTCGCGGCGCTTCGGCACTGGTGAGCGCCCGCGGGAACTCGCGCACCTCGCAGGCAACCTCGACGGTCTGCTGGACCGGTTGGCGGCCCTCGTCCGCCACGAGCAGCAGCTCACCGCGGAACTGTCGCACGAGTTGCGCACACCGCTGGCGCGGATCACCGCCGAGGCCGAGTGGCTGACCGCTCGGCCACGCAGCCGGGCCGAGCAGGCGGCCTCCCACGAAGCCATCGCGGCGAGCGCCGCGGCGATGGCGCAGATCTGCGAGGCGCTGCTTGCCGACGCGCGCGCGGGCTCGGCCGATCCCGGCCGCTGCGCCCCCAGCGAGGTCGCGGCGTCGCTGGCCCAGCGGCGTGCCGAGGCTGCGCCGAAGACGGTCCCGGTCGCCGTCGAGGGGCGCGCGGTTACCGCCGACGTCCCGGCGGCGCTGGTCGAACGCATCCTCACCCCGCTGCTCGACAACGCCGACCGCTACGGCTCGCACCAGATTCTCGTGGAGTGCCTACCGGCTCCGAGCGGAGCGCAGGTCCACGTGAGCGACGACGGCCCCGGCGTTCCAGCCGCCCTGGGCTCCGCGGTCTTCGAGGCCGGGCGCCGAGCCGACCCCGCGGACGGCCACGACGGGGCGGGTCTTGGCCTCGCCCTGGCCCGCCGCCTGGCCAGAAATGCGGGCGGCGACATCACCCTGTCCGAATCCCCCGGTCCCCTGGGGGGTGCGCACTTCGTCATCACCCTCCCCGGGGCGCGGGGGTCTGCGGCTCACTCGGTATGAGGGCCTGCCGGCCCGTGGCCGTAGGCGAAGATCACGGCCTGGATGCGGTCGCGCGCGCCGAACTTGGCGAAGACCCGGCCGACGGCGACGAGGATCTCGCGCTCGCGTTCGGTAAGGAGGCCCAGCCTCGGGCGCGCGCCGGGGCGGGGCGGGGCGGTGTCAGATGGGCGAACTCGCGCAGCAGGCGGCGGGTGAGCGCGGGGACGATCACCGGGTCACCGGCGGCGACGGCGCGGATGCCGGAGAGCAACTCCTCGGGGCGGGCGCCCTTGAGGAGGAAGCCGGAGGGTCAACCGGGCGTGCAGGGCGGTGATCGCCAGGTGTACGCGGGCGCCGGCTCCGGCATGCCTGAGAAAGTTGGCCGGGGCTTCCTGGACGATGCGGTAGACCGTGAGCTGCACCCCGCTGTCGAGGGCCTCGACAGCGGGGTGCGGTGGACAACGCCGAGGCCCGCGGCGCGTACGCCCTCGCACAGGTCGCCGATGTCGCCGAAGCCGGGCTGCGGGTGCAGCTCCGGACCATCCTGCGGGCCGCTGGACTCCTCCCGCAGGACGCCCAGAACGCCCAGGACACGCCGGAGCTCGCGGAGCGCCTGACGGCCCGTCTCGCCGATGAGGTGGAGCATCTCCGTGCGGCGTTCCGGGGCAGTGACGCCGGCGTAGCCGGCGTCGGCGAGGGCGATGATGACGGCCAGGTTGTGGCCGATGATGTCCGATCATGTCGTGCACGTCACGGGCCACCCAGGCGCGTTCGGCTGCGGCGGCGAGTCGGCCGAGGCGCGCGGTCCAGCCGAGGAAGACCAGCGGGCCGGCGCTGAGGGACGGGCCGGCGATGTCGTGGGTCAGGGCGAACATCGACTCGTCGGCGTTGCTCGGCAGGTAGCGGGTGATGTCGTCCCGCCGCGAGGAGGGCAGCAGCAAGGCAAGGCCGGGGATGAGCACGGCGACGAACACGGAGCTGCCGCCGGCCACCGATCGCAGCAGCGAGCCCGGCGCCGTGCCGATCACGCCCACCAGGCCCAGGTAGAGCGCGGCGCCCAGCAGGCTGAGGGCGGCACCAGCGTGCGAGAAGCCCTTGGCCGCGGGCGTGCCCGAGACGATGCGGTTGCCGAAGAGGAAGGCGGCGAACACGCCCACCATGGCGACGGCCGGCTCGACCAGGCCGAACACGGCGGCCTTGGACCACAGGACCGGAAGCCGGCGCGGCACCGCCGCCGGCGAGGGGCGGATCATCCCGGTCGAGTCTGTTGCCGGATATCCGCGATGTCACCCGTTCAGCTACGCATCGGCGGCGTTGCCTGGCCATGAGGGATTGGATCGGAAAATCCGAGCGTCTCTTCGGCGCAGCAGTATCCGGCCCGGCGCCACGGGCATCGGCTGCGCCCTCATCGGAAAGCGGGCTGGCCATGACCGAACCGGACACGGGACTGCCGGGTGAAGGACTGCTGGAACTGAACCTCGCGGACGGCATCCCCGCAGAGGCGTCGGCGCGGCGACTGTACGAGGAGATGCTCTTCCAGCGCGCAGTGCAGGCTTTCGCCCTGACGCTGCCGGCAGTGAACGTGATCGCGATGCGCGACGCCTCCGAGAAGCAGTTCGGGTCCGGCTACCACGTCCTGCCGGTCTGGAAGGACCGGATGGACGCCCGGTGCAAGGTGACCACCCCTAACGCGGACGTCATCTACGCGATGAGCTACCTGAACCTGAAGGAGGACGGCCCCCTGGTCGTCCAGGCCCCGCCCAAGGTGCTGGGGCTGTTCACCGACTTCTGGCAGCGCTGCCTGAGCGACGTGGGCCCCTCCGGCCCCGACGCCGGACAGGGCGGCGCCTATCTGCTGCTGCCCCCCGACCACCACGGGCCGGTCCCCGGCGGTTACCACGTGGTGCGCTCCAGCACCTACAACGTGTTCCTGTTCTGGCGAGCCGTCCTGGTCCCCGGCGACGACGGCCCCGACACCGCCCCCGGCGTCGCCATCATCGAGCAGACCCGGATCTTCCCGCTGCGCAGCCGCGAGCAGGACCGCCCGGCCATGCAGTTCCCCAACGCCTCCGGCGTCGAACTGGACATGCTCTTCCCCCGCGACGGCGCCTACTTCGACAAGCTCGCCCGTTTCGTGCAGGACGAACCGATCGGCATGACCGATATGGTCACCCGCGGCATGCTCGCGACCCTCGGCATCGTCAAGGGACATCCCTTCCAGCCCGACGAGCGCATGCGCAAGATCCTGGACCGGGCCGGCCGTATCGCCCCGCGGATGGTGCTGTCCATCCCGCAGACCGACGCCCTGCCCAACGCCGCGTACTACGACAGCGGCTCCTGGCGGGCGTGCTTCGGCGGTGTCGACGAGGACTTCCACACCGGCAGTTACCTCGACGTCGACACCCGCGCCGCCTTCTTCATCTGGGCCTATTCCACCTCACCGGCCATGGTCGGCCCCTTCGTCGGGCACGGCAGCAAGTACCCGTTCTCGTTGCGTGACGCCAACGGCGACCAGCTCACCGGGGGCCGCTCGTACCGCCTGCACGTGCCCGCCGACGTGCCGGCAGCCCTGTACTGGGCCGCGACCCTCTACAACGCCGACGACGCCTCCATGATCGACAATGGACGCCCCTTCCCCTCCGTCAACTCCCTGGACACCCTCACCTACGACACCGACGGCTCCCTCGACCTGTACTTCGGCCCCACCAGGCCCGAGGGTGCGGCCGACGCCAACTGGATTCCCACTCTCGAAGGCCGCGCGTACTTCATCCTGTTCCGCCTCTACGGACCCACCCAGCCCTTCTTCGACCAGACCTGGCGCCTGCCTGAGATCGAACCCCTCACCTGACACCAGCGACGGCCGCCCGCGAAGGGCCGCTCGCGTCAGCGTTCCACAGGAGCACGGTGACCCGGTCGGAACGCGCCGTCCCACAGCACGGTGCGTCCAGGCGGCAGGAATACGGCAGCTACGAATAAGTGCCCTCCACCGATAGAGCCGGACGGGTCGGCAACACCGAGGAGCGCCACCGGTCTTCCGGTGGCGCTTCGTCGTTACGTGGTCAACCGCGGTTGCCGTTCGTGGGGAGCCGGCCCCGGTAGTCGCAGCCGGGGCAGGTGTCCTCGCCTTCGATGTGGCCTTCGTACCAGCCGTGAACAGCGGCGTGCAGGACCGCCTCCCTGGGTGATGCGCGGAGCCGGTCAAGGACTGCACGGTCGATCGCGGCGTCCTGCCCGCGGCTGGTCAGGTGGGCGCCGAGCACCCATCGCGATGCCGCACAGGCCGTACCGGTGTCGGACGGCACCACAGCACCCGCAAACGCGCCCGGACCTTGAGCTTGGCGGACCAGATGGTGGCCGCCGGGGAGACCGTGACGTTCGCCGAAGTCCGTCGGCGCGCGAAGGATCTCAACCGGCTGGTCTACGCAGGCGGAGTCCGCGAGCACATCGACAAAGCCCGCACGCAGCAGGTCCTCACGCGCGCACACGACCGGGCAGGCGGCCTCTCAGCGAGCGCCACCAGCCGGTAGCCGACCTCCGGGAACAGGCATATCGCGAGTACGAAGTGGACGCCGACCCGAGAGGGCAGGTCCCGCAGTCGGCGTCGCACCGTCAATGTCTCTTCCAGGACGGCATTGACGAGATCGAACGGCAGCACCTGGGTCAGCTCGCCCAGGTGACCGGGAGCGAACCGCCCCTCGGCCACCGTGAACGCGCGGGACACGGTCGTCGGACCAGGCGACAGGGCACCATGACGGACAGGCAACGGAGCTCCGTAAGCGGCGGAAGTCGTGGCGGACCACCTGCTCCAACGCGGCTCTCGTCATCGTCCAGGGTCCGAAGGAATTCGGTGGTCTGTGCGTGTGCGCCCCGGGCCTTCTGCGGGTCTCTCTCGTGTACGCGTAGCCCGGGGAGTCCAGAAGGTCCTCCCCAACCCAAGCGGCAATGGTCGCTGCCACTGGGCGCGTTGGCGCCGCCCGGGTGTCAGGCAGGGGTGGCGAGGCTCTTCTTGAACGCCGCCAGGTAGTTCGCCAGGTGGTGGTCCTTGATCGCGTCGGTCTCGGGGGCGAACAGGTCGGCACCCACGCCCTTGGCCCGGTCCTGCAGGGTCGCGATCAGCGGCATCTTCTCGTGGAGGCGGCCGTCGGCGTCGAAGTAACGCAGCGCGTGGACATGGGTGTAGGCGGGTTCGGGCGGGAGTTGCGGCACGATGTCGTTGTTGTTGACGAACCGGTAGCAGCGCTCGGCGTACGCGGTGTTGTGCGCGGCGGCGAGCAGCCGGTCGCAGGTGCGGGGCTGGCCGAAGGTGTAGATGCCGTCGGCGAGCAGCCGGGGCTGCTCGAAGTAGAGGCGGGCGCCGGCCAGCATGGCCAGTGCCGCGCCGAGGCTGTGGCCGGTGAACCAGATGGTCTGCCCGTTCCCACGCATGTCCAGGATGGTGTCGCGGACTTGGGCATAGACGGATTCCAGGGCACGGTCGAAGCCGTAGTGGACGAAGCCCTTGTTTCCTGGTCCGGGAACGGGCGGGGTGTCGACGTCGGTGAGCCAGTCGCGGATCTTGGCGACCTCGGTGCCCCGGAAGCCCGTGACGATCATCCGGTCGCTGGCCATGACGTACGCCTGGGTGTCCTCGATCGGGAACGGCATCGCGTGCGTCGACTCGAAGTACCGCACCTGGTCGAATCCCCACGCGTGGGCCTGGGCCTCGATCCCGTCGCGGTCCAGCGCGGCCAGGCCGGCGGCCTGGCCCATGCCGTAGGCGTGCGCCAGGGAGTACCCGGTCGCCGTGTGATCCAACGGGGATACAGTCATCAGTCTCCTTCACGAAGGGCCGGCCCCGGCGGGAACGGCAGACGGTGGCGTGGACCGCGCCCGCCGGAGC comes from Streptomyces sp. NBC_00448 and encodes:
- a CDS encoding lipase family protein — translated: MTVSPLDHTATGYSLAHAYGMGQAAGLAALDRDGIEAQAHAWGFDQVRYFESTHAMPFPIEDTQAYVMASDRMIVTGFRGTEVAKIRDWLTDVDTPPVPGPGNKGFVHYGFDRALESVYAQVRDTILDMRGNGQTIWFTGHSLGAALAMLAGARLYFEQPRLLADGIYTFGQPRTCDRLLAAAHNTAYAERCYRFVNNNDIVPQLPPEPAYTHVHALRYFDADGRLHEKMPLIATLQDRAKGVGADLFAPETDAIKDHHLANYLAAFKKSLATPA
- a CDS encoding sensor histidine kinase; protein product: MTVLTVAANLVLGAQLRGQADDLLRTRSAAVAATVEARADGRIVVHEPSDDQALDVGVWIYQGGVAVERPAAPDALQRQADRLAGRSAVFADTGEPAANRLYALPVMAPDGGRQVGTVVATVALDPDRSTARYVLLGSIGLALALLVGVYPVARSVAGRALQPVGAMSAQAAEWSEQGLSRRFGTGERPRELAHLAGNLDGLLDRLAALVRHEQQLTAELSHELRTPLARITAEAEWLTARPRSRAEQAASHEAIAASAAAMAQICEALLADARAGSADPGRCAPSEVAASLAQRRAEAAPKTVPVAVEGRAVTADVPAALVERILTPLLDNADRYGSHQILVECLPAPSGAQVHVSDDGPGVPAALGSAVFEAGRRADPADGHDGAGLGLALARRLARNAGGDITLSESPGPLGGAHFVITLPGARGSAAHSV
- a CDS encoding DUF1254 domain-containing protein, whose product is MTEPDTGLPGEGLLELNLADGIPAEASARRLYEEMLFQRAVQAFALTLPAVNVIAMRDASEKQFGSGYHVLPVWKDRMDARCKVTTPNADVIYAMSYLNLKEDGPLVVQAPPKVLGLFTDFWQRCLSDVGPSGPDAGQGGAYLLLPPDHHGPVPGGYHVVRSSTYNVFLFWRAVLVPGDDGPDTAPGVAIIEQTRIFPLRSREQDRPAMQFPNASGVELDMLFPRDGAYFDKLARFVQDEPIGMTDMVTRGMLATLGIVKGHPFQPDERMRKILDRAGRIAPRMVLSIPQTDALPNAAYYDSGSWRACFGGVDEDFHTGSYLDVDTRAAFFIWAYSTSPAMVGPFVGHGSKYPFSLRDANGDQLTGGRSYRLHVPADVPAALYWAATLYNADDASMIDNGRPFPSVNSLDTLTYDTDGSLDLYFGPTRPEGAADANWIPTLEGRAYFILFRLYGPTQPFFDQTWRLPEIEPLT